The Candidatus Poribacteria bacterium genome window below encodes:
- a CDS encoding glycosyltransferase family 2 protein, giving the protein MQISVVMPCLNESATIGICIGKAKMALKEMRAEGEIIVADNGSGDSSVRIAESLGAKVIHQLKRGYGNACRAGIEAAKGRYIIMGDADDTYDFREIPKFVGMLDEGYDLVLGSRLRGEILPGAMEWSHRLGNLFLTGLLNLLFKAGVSDAHCGMRAFRREAYERMNLRSEGMEFASEMVIAAVVRGMRIGEVPIRYYPREEGSSSKLRALRDGWRHLRFMLGCWAFDVRGPNKS; this is encoded by the coding sequence ATGCAGATATCAGTGGTAATGCCGTGCTTAAACGAGTCAGCTACCATAGGGATATGCATCGGCAAGGCGAAGATGGCGCTGAAGGAGATGAGAGCGGAAGGGGAGATAATAGTGGCTGACAACGGATCAGGGGATAGTTCCGTTAGAATAGCAGAGTCCCTGGGAGCAAAGGTGATCCATCAGCTCAAAAGGGGGTACGGCAACGCGTGCAGGGCTGGGATAGAGGCTGCCAAGGGGAGATACATCATCATGGGGGATGCCGACGACACGTATGATTTCAGGGAGATACCTAAGTTCGTGGGGATGCTGGATGAGGGATACGATCTTGTGCTGGGCAGCAGGCTGAGGGGGGAGATACTGCCGGGTGCGATGGAGTGGAGTCACAGGTTGGGGAATCTGTTTCTGACGGGCCTGTTGAATCTGCTGTTTAAAGCGGGGGTGTCTGATGCGCATTGTGGGATGCGAGCGTTCAGGAGGGAGGCGTATGAGAGGATGAACCTGAGGAGTGAGGGTATGGAGTTTGCCTCAGAGATGGTGATAGCGGCGGTGGTAAGGGGTATGAGGATAGGAGAGGTTCCGATAAGGTATTACCCGCGGGAAGAAGGATCGAGTTCGAAGCTGAGGGCGCTGAGGGATGGGTGGAGGCATTTGAGGTTTATGCTGGGCTGCTGGGCTTTCGACGTCCGGGGTCCAAATAAATCCTGA
- a CDS encoding sigma-54-dependent Fis family transcriptional regulator translates to MMRIVGEDKTFRAEVEKAMKAASTDRPVLIAGETGTGKDLLARHIHAWSKRKDKPFKVVSCGNLKGELLEVELFGSERGAFTGAVAKRGLVEETDGGVLFLNEIDLISPTVQGKLLRFVEEGRFRRVGGVKDREVDVRLITATNADLRGLVEEGRFRRDLYHRLGVIEIHLPPLRDRGDDVLLLAWYFLEEICASQGSLERGLPPRRNRCC, encoded by the coding sequence ATGATGAGGATCGTAGGGGAGGATAAAACGTTCAGGGCGGAAGTTGAGAAGGCCATGAAAGCCGCATCAACCGATCGCCCTGTGCTCATAGCCGGCGAGACCGGAACGGGCAAAGATCTGCTTGCAAGACACATCCATGCATGGAGCAAAAGGAAGGACAAACCCTTCAAAGTGGTGAGCTGTGGAAACCTGAAGGGCGAACTGCTTGAGGTGGAGCTGTTCGGAAGCGAAAGGGGAGCTTTCACAGGCGCAGTAGCGAAAAGAGGGCTGGTCGAGGAGACGGATGGGGGAGTGCTGTTCCTCAACGAGATAGATCTCATCTCACCAACCGTTCAGGGGAAACTGTTGAGGTTCGTTGAGGAGGGGCGGTTTAGGAGGGTTGGAGGGGTGAAGGATAGGGAGGTCGATGTGAGACTGATCACCGCGACCAATGCCGATCTGAGAGGGCTTGTGGAGGAGGGGAGGTTCCGCAGGGATCTGTATCATCGTCTAGGGGTGATCGAGATCCATCTACCTCCGTTGCGTGATAGAGGGGATGATGTGCTCCTGCTGGCTTGGTATTTCCTGGAGGAGATATGTGCATCTCAGGGGTCCCTCGAAAGAGGCTTACCTCCGAGGCGGAATCGGTGTTGTTGA